In Planctomycetia bacterium, the following are encoded in one genomic region:
- a CDS encoding sodium-dependent transporter, with the protein MAKPESWGSRIGVIMAVAGSAVGLGNFLRFPGQAAQNGGGAFMLPYFTALFLLGIPLCWAEWTMGRYGGVRGFNSAPGIYSVLWRRPIAKYFGGLALLVPLIIYMYYVVIESWCLAYAWHYVTGELMLGSDPAAYSAFFDRFVGKEADGALLGSSGRGLLATIAIVFAMNFLLIYRGVSSGIEQFCKYAMPLMAVLAVVVLVRVLSLGTPDPAHPERNVLNGLGFMWNPNYEALRSPKTWLAAAGQIFFSLSVGFGIVINYASYLKKNDDVVLSGLTASTMNEFFEVCLGGLITLPAAFVFLGASLGTMTTFGLGFQALPNVFAAMPGGRVFGALWFFMLFLAAITSSIAMLQPVIAFFEEGLGLKRRSSVALLAALTGIGCGFVVYFSKGMEALDTLDFWVGSFLIVCLAFFQAILFGWIFGVERGTEEAHRGAHMRIPKFVQWILKYVAPVYLGAMLIAFLLEDVPAYAAKIGGSPVAQLSIAVVAAIGLLLTVMIAVASKRWKAEGRLDRASRTTE; encoded by the coding sequence ATGGCGAAACCGGAAAGTTGGGGATCGCGAATCGGCGTGATTATGGCCGTGGCCGGGTCGGCCGTGGGGCTCGGCAACTTCCTCCGCTTTCCGGGCCAAGCGGCTCAAAACGGCGGCGGGGCCTTCATGCTCCCCTACTTCACGGCCCTCTTCCTCTTGGGCATCCCGCTCTGCTGGGCCGAGTGGACGATGGGGCGCTACGGCGGCGTGCGCGGCTTCAACTCGGCACCCGGCATCTATAGCGTGCTCTGGCGCCGCCCGATCGCGAAGTATTTCGGCGGGCTGGCGCTCTTGGTCCCGTTGATCATTTACATGTACTACGTGGTCATCGAGTCGTGGTGCTTGGCTTACGCTTGGCACTATGTGACCGGCGAGCTGATGCTCGGGAGCGATCCGGCCGCTTATTCCGCCTTCTTCGATCGCTTCGTCGGCAAAGAGGCCGATGGGGCCCTGCTCGGCTCGTCGGGCCGAGGGCTGCTCGCGACGATCGCGATCGTCTTCGCCATGAACTTTCTGTTGATCTACCGCGGCGTGAGCAGCGGCATCGAGCAGTTTTGCAAATACGCGATGCCGCTGATGGCCGTCTTGGCCGTCGTCGTGCTGGTACGCGTCCTCTCGCTCGGCACGCCCGACCCGGCGCACCCGGAGCGGAACGTGCTCAATGGGCTCGGCTTCATGTGGAACCCGAACTACGAGGCGCTCCGAAGCCCGAAGACCTGGCTCGCCGCCGCGGGGCAGATCTTCTTCAGCCTCTCCGTCGGCTTCGGCATCGTCATCAACTACGCGAGCTACTTGAAGAAGAACGACGATGTCGTGCTGAGCGGGCTCACGGCCTCGACGATGAACGAATTCTTCGAGGTTTGCCTCGGCGGGCTTATCACGTTGCCGGCCGCCTTCGTGTTCCTCGGCGCCTCGCTCGGCACGATGACGACCTTCGGGCTCGGCTTTCAGGCTTTGCCGAACGTGTTTGCGGCGATGCCCGGCGGCCGAGTGTTCGGAGCGCTTTGGTTTTTCATGCTCTTCCTCGCCGCCATTACGAGCAGCATCGCGATGTTGCAACCGGTGATCGCGTTCTTCGAGGAAGGGCTCGGGCTCAAGCGGCGTTCGTCGGTGGCTCTGCTCGCGGCGCTGACAGGAATCGGCTGCGGATTCGTCGTCTATTTCTCAAAGGGAATGGAAGCGCTCGACACGCTCGACTTTTGGGTCGGCAGCTTTCTCATCGTCTGCCTCGCGTTCTTTCAGGCGATTCTCTTCGGCTGGATCTTCGGCGTCGAGCGCGGCACGGAAGAAGCCCATCGGGGAGCGCACATGCGGATTCCGAAGTTCGTACAATGGATATTGAAATACGTTGCGCCGGTTTATCTCGGGGCGATGCTGATCGCGTTCCTCTTGGAAGACGTGCCGGCGTATGCTGCGAAAATCGGTGGCAGCCCGGTCGCGCAGCTGAGCATCGCAGTCGTCGCGGCGATCGGGTTGCTGCTCACCGTGATGATCGCCGTGGCAAGCAAGCGTTGGAAAGCCGAAGGTCGTCTCGATCGAGCGTCGCGTACTACGGAGTGA
- the sufB gene encoding Fe-S cluster assembly protein SufB, with translation MATDIKTDDFSSVVGEINKYDFRNEEKYSFKSRRGLDAEIVHMISDMKNEPQWMRDFLLKSLEIFNSKPMPKWGGDVSLDFNEIFYYIKPSDRQGRSWDDVPDDIKRTFDKLGIPEAEKKFLSGVKAQYESEVVYGSLREELSNQGVIFTDTDSAVREYPDLVKQYFATIIPPTDNKFAALNSAVWSGGSFIYIPKGVKIEFPLQAYFRINAENMGQFERTLIICDEGSQVHYVEGCTAPMYSTESLHSAVVEICVKKHARCRYTTIQNWANNIYNLVTKRAMAYENATMEWIDGNLGSRLTMKYPAVYMMEPGARGEILSIAFSSAGQHQDAGAKVVHCAPNTSSRIISKSISKNGGRSSYRGLVRVEKDARKSKSSVVCDALILDSKSRSDTYPYIEIENQDVSVGHEASVSRIGEEQLFYLKSRGLSETEASTMIVNGFIEPLVKELPMEYAVEMNRLIELQMEGSVG, from the coding sequence ATGGCAACCGACATCAAGACCGACGACTTCTCCAGCGTCGTCGGCGAAATCAATAAATACGACTTCCGCAACGAAGAGAAGTATTCGTTCAAGAGCCGTCGCGGGCTCGATGCCGAGATCGTGCATATGATCTCGGACATGAAGAACGAGCCGCAATGGATGCGCGACTTCCTGCTCAAGAGCTTGGAAATCTTCAACTCGAAGCCGATGCCGAAGTGGGGCGGCGACGTCAGCCTCGACTTCAACGAGATCTTCTACTACATCAAGCCCTCCGATCGCCAAGGCCGGAGTTGGGACGACGTGCCCGACGACATCAAGCGCACCTTCGACAAGCTCGGCATTCCCGAAGCGGAAAAGAAATTTCTCTCGGGCGTGAAGGCGCAGTACGAAAGCGAAGTGGTGTATGGTTCGTTGCGCGAAGAGCTCAGCAATCAAGGGGTGATCTTCACCGACACCGATTCCGCGGTTCGCGAGTATCCCGACTTGGTGAAGCAATACTTCGCCACGATTATTCCGCCGACCGACAACAAGTTCGCCGCGTTGAACTCGGCCGTGTGGTCGGGCGGCTCGTTCATCTATATCCCGAAGGGGGTGAAGATCGAGTTCCCGCTGCAAGCCTACTTCCGCATCAATGCCGAGAACATGGGGCAGTTCGAGCGGACGCTGATCATCTGCGACGAAGGCTCGCAAGTGCATTACGTCGAAGGTTGCACGGCTCCGATGTACAGCACCGAAAGCCTGCACTCGGCCGTCGTCGAGATCTGCGTAAAGAAGCATGCTCGCTGCCGCTACACGACGATCCAAAACTGGGCGAACAACATCTACAACCTCGTCACGAAGCGCGCGATGGCGTATGAAAACGCGACGATGGAATGGATCGACGGCAACCTCGGCAGCCGGCTCACGATGAAGTATCCGGCCGTGTACATGATGGAGCCCGGCGCGCGGGGCGAGATCCTTTCGATCGCGTTCTCTTCGGCCGGCCAACACCAAGATGCCGGGGCGAAGGTCGTGCATTGTGCGCCGAACACGTCGAGCCGGATCATTTCGAAGTCGATCTCGAAGAACGGCGGCCGCTCCAGCTACCGCGGCTTGGTGCGCGTCGAAAAGGATGCGCGGAAGTCGAAGTCGAGCGTCGTGTGCGACGCGTTGATACTCGACTCGAAGAGCCGGAGCGACACGTATCCGTACATCGAAATCGAAAATCAAGACGTCTCCGTCGGCCACGAAGCGAGCGTCTCGCGGATCGGCGAAGAACAACTGTTCTACTTGAAGAGCCGCGGCCTTTCCGAGACCGAGGCCAGCACGATGATCGTCAACGGCTTCATCGAGCCGCTCGTGAAAGAGCTGCCGATGGAATACGCCGTCGAGATGAATCGGCTGATCGAATTGCAAATGGAAGGCTCGGTCGGCTAA
- the sufD gene encoding Fe-S cluster assembly protein SufD translates to MSTTMMPTGFTAASFEAFLAERREPAWLVDLRRSAWQKFSELPLPSRKEEEWMRTDIRMFKLDKFARLADSAAATTSPDLANYASTAARLSADVELGGAMTVANSRHVTSFLTDEMAKQGILFGSLDALVVEHGDLLRPYFERKLVDIGADKFAALHAAFWTGGTLLYVPRNVTARLPLHSLSVMAADAATSNFATVDLGKTLVILEDGAQATFLSETAGDDSLALHCGSIELFVGRAARLRYVNLQHWGSGTWHFAHQKATVADDGDLQWTIGALGARLAKVNQHVALAGSHARAQVNGVMFTEGRQHLSYHTLQHHEQPNCKSDLLYKGALQDDSRLVWRGMIRVDKDAQKTDAYQRDDNLMLSDNSRADSIPGLEIEADDVRCTHGATAGRVDEDQIFYARSRGLTRKEAVRMIVSGFFQQVFDRIEIESVREALGLAISRRIREYA, encoded by the coding sequence ATGTCAACCACGATGATGCCGACTGGATTTACCGCCGCTTCGTTCGAAGCGTTTCTCGCCGAACGTCGTGAGCCGGCTTGGCTTGTCGACCTGCGCCGCAGCGCGTGGCAGAAGTTCTCCGAATTGCCGCTGCCGTCGCGCAAGGAAGAAGAGTGGATGCGAACCGACATTCGCATGTTCAAGCTCGATAAATTCGCCCGCCTCGCCGATTCGGCCGCGGCGACGACGAGCCCCGACTTAGCGAACTACGCTTCCACCGCGGCCCGGCTTTCGGCCGATGTCGAGCTCGGCGGCGCGATGACGGTTGCCAACAGCCGACACGTCACGAGCTTTCTGACCGACGAAATGGCTAAGCAAGGAATTCTGTTCGGCAGTCTTGATGCGCTCGTCGTCGAGCACGGCGACTTGCTCCGTCCTTATTTCGAGCGCAAGCTCGTCGACATCGGGGCCGATAAATTCGCCGCGTTGCATGCCGCGTTCTGGACCGGCGGCACGTTGCTGTACGTCCCGCGCAACGTCACGGCCCGCCTGCCGCTGCACAGTCTTTCCGTCATGGCGGCCGATGCCGCTACGAGCAATTTCGCCACGGTCGATCTCGGTAAGACGCTCGTCATTCTCGAAGACGGCGCGCAAGCGACGTTCCTCTCCGAGACCGCCGGCGACGACAGCCTCGCGCTGCATTGCGGTTCGATCGAGCTCTTCGTCGGCCGCGCCGCTCGGCTGCGGTACGTCAACTTGCAACACTGGGGCTCGGGCACTTGGCACTTCGCCCATCAAAAGGCGACGGTCGCCGACGACGGCGATCTGCAATGGACGATCGGCGCACTCGGCGCACGCTTGGCGAAGGTGAACCAACACGTCGCGCTCGCCGGCTCGCATGCTCGCGCACAAGTGAACGGCGTGATGTTTACCGAAGGCCGGCAACATTTGTCGTACCACACGCTCCAACACCACGAACAACCGAACTGCAAGAGCGATCTGCTTTATAAGGGGGCTCTGCAAGACGACTCCCGGCTCGTGTGGCGCGGTATGATCCGAGTCGACAAAGACGCGCAAAAGACCGACGCCTATCAGCGCGACGACAACCTGATGCTCTCCGACAACTCCCGCGCCGATTCGATTCCCGGCCTCGAGATCGAAGCCGACGACGTCCGCTGCACGCACGGAGCCACGGCGGGGCGGGTCGATGAAGATCAGATCTTCTATGCCCGCTCGCGGGGCCTCACGCGCAAAGAAGCGGTTCGCATGATCGTCTCCGGATTCTTTCAACAAGTCTTCGATCGGATCGAGATCGAGAGCGTTCGCGAAGCCCTCGGGCTCGCCATCAGCCGCCGCATTCGAGAATACGCCTAA
- a CDS encoding NADH-quinone oxidoreductase subunit B: MTKPWIEGRFEENMIMTSVEQAINWARQASIWPMTFGLACCAIEMMATGASRFDMDRFGAGAFRATPRQADLMIVAGTVTYKMASRVRRLYNLMPDPKFVIAMGACTVGGGPYFKYGYHVVKGVDLVVPVDVYVPGCPPRPEALLEGLMRIQDKIRGQKIAKQRGSAAFLQAGPTMEDDLPLPHHSGYVAVDEKQPLFDHQKITG, translated from the coding sequence ATGACGAAGCCTTGGATCGAAGGCCGTTTCGAAGAAAACATGATCATGACGTCGGTCGAACAGGCCATCAACTGGGCTCGCCAAGCGAGCATCTGGCCGATGACGTTCGGCCTGGCGTGTTGTGCGATCGAGATGATGGCGACCGGCGCGAGCCGTTTCGACATGGACCGCTTCGGCGCCGGTGCGTTTCGCGCCACGCCGCGGCAAGCCGACCTGATGATCGTCGCCGGCACGGTGACCTACAAAATGGCGAGCCGCGTTCGCCGCCTTTACAACTTGATGCCCGATCCGAAGTTCGTCATCGCGATGGGTGCCTGCACCGTCGGCGGCGGCCCTTATTTCAAGTACGGCTACCATGTCGTGAAGGGGGTCGATCTCGTCGTCCCGGTCGACGTGTACGTGCCGGGCTGCCCGCCTCGCCCGGAAGCGCTGCTCGAAGGTTTGATGCGCATCCAAGACAAGATCCGCGGTCAAAAGATCGCGAAGCAACGGGGCTCGGCGGCGTTTTTGCAAGCCGGCCCGACGATGGAAGACGATCTCCCGCTGCCGCACCACAGCGGCTACGTCGCCGTCGACGAAAAACAACCGCTGTTCGACCACCAGAAGATCACCGGGTAA
- a CDS encoding universal stress protein codes for MPWLPKKFVVVPVDFSDESFAAIQTALQFVEEPAQLHVLNVLPLIEPSDPEYLWTSADAPAREMHAVQALNERLAALKITGVSIHTAVGDPGHKVADFAAENHAELIILPSHGRTGISRLLIGSTAERVVRLAHCPVLVLRK; via the coding sequence ATGCCCTGGCTTCCAAAGAAGTTCGTCGTCGTTCCGGTCGACTTTTCCGATGAATCGTTCGCCGCCATTCAGACGGCGTTGCAATTCGTGGAAGAGCCGGCGCAGTTGCATGTGCTCAACGTGTTGCCTCTGATCGAGCCGTCGGATCCGGAGTATCTGTGGACTTCGGCCGATGCCCCCGCGCGGGAGATGCACGCCGTGCAGGCGCTCAACGAGCGACTCGCCGCGCTGAAGATCACCGGCGTAAGCATCCACACGGCCGTCGGCGATCCCGGGCACAAAGTGGCCGACTTCGCCGCCGAAAACCACGCGGAGCTGATCATCTTGCCGTCGCACGGACGAACCGGCATCAGCCGACTACTGATCGGCTCGACGGCCGAGCGGGTCGTTCGACTGGCACACTGCCCGGTTCTAGTCCTGCGGAAATAG
- a CDS encoding metal-sulfur cluster assembly factor — MPATRATGSYEVKVEGQGIFVRIGHGPTSVASAPPTPATAGAPVESKRSVPDSSAAAATAPQATVVNASEASPVPTIAEPGEAGSTAISEDSIREALKQVIDPELFVNIVDLGLIYGVTLNERPEGKSHIAIDMTMTSPACPAGPQLIQNSKDVLKRIEGVEEVEVKLVMIPPWTPDRMTEAARDQLGIF, encoded by the coding sequence ATGCCCGCGACCCGAGCCACGGGCTCGTACGAAGTGAAGGTCGAAGGGCAGGGGATCTTCGTTCGCATCGGCCACGGCCCGACGTCCGTTGCCTCCGCGCCCCCGACTCCGGCCACGGCCGGCGCGCCGGTCGAGTCGAAGCGCTCGGTTCCCGATAGCTCCGCCGCAGCGGCGACCGCGCCGCAAGCCACGGTGGTCAACGCTTCGGAAGCTTCGCCCGTCCCGACGATCGCCGAGCCCGGCGAAGCCGGCTCGACCGCGATCAGCGAAGATTCGATTCGCGAGGCCCTCAAGCAAGTGATCGATCCGGAACTGTTCGTCAACATCGTCGATCTCGGGCTGATCTACGGCGTGACGCTCAACGAACGGCCGGAAGGCAAATCGCACATCGCGATCGACATGACGATGACGAGCCCGGCTTGCCCGGCCGGCCCGCAGTTGATTCAAAACTCGAAGGATGTTTTGAAGCGGATCGAGGGGGTCGAAGAAGTGGAAGTGAAGCTCGTCATGATCCCGCCGTGGACACCCGACCGAATGACGGAAGCGGCCCGCGACCAGCTCGGCATCTTCTAA
- the sufC gene encoding Fe-S cluster assembly ATPase SufC, producing MQKNDTVKSDTLKITNLQVSVEGKEILKGVDLLVRRGETHALMGPNGSGKSTLGYAIAGHPGYEVTGGSIALTVDGVEHDLLALEADQRARSGIFLAFQRPMTIPGVKLADFLRHATTNVRRPDRKEGEELIPMREFRKELKAKMEQLRMDTEFARRYVNEGFSGGEMKRAEILQMAMLRPKFAILDETDSGLDVDAVRLASQSIAEIGGADMGIIIITHHDKLLEHNVPEFTHVMLGGRIVETGGRELAEELHRSGYDRIRAAYPDAAEEERKMTEKRQAAAV from the coding sequence ATGCAAAAGAACGATACGGTTAAAAGCGACACGCTGAAGATCACGAACCTCCAGGTGAGCGTCGAAGGGAAGGAGATCCTCAAGGGGGTCGACCTGCTCGTTCGCCGCGGAGAAACGCACGCGCTGATGGGCCCCAACGGCTCCGGCAAGAGCACGCTCGGCTATGCGATCGCCGGCCATCCGGGCTACGAAGTGACCGGCGGTTCGATCGCGCTGACGGTCGACGGCGTCGAACACGATCTGCTCGCGCTCGAAGCCGACCAGCGTGCGCGGAGCGGAATCTTCCTCGCGTTCCAACGCCCGATGACGATCCCCGGCGTGAAGCTGGCCGACTTCTTGCGGCACGCCACGACGAACGTGCGCCGGCCCGATCGCAAAGAAGGGGAAGAACTGATTCCGATGCGCGAGTTTCGCAAGGAACTCAAAGCGAAGATGGAACAGCTGCGCATGGATACGGAGTTCGCCCGCCGTTACGTGAACGAAGGTTTTTCCGGCGGCGAAATGAAGCGGGCCGAGATCCTGCAAATGGCGATGCTCCGACCGAAGTTCGCGATTCTCGACGAAACCGATTCCGGTCTCGACGTCGATGCCGTGCGGTTGGCGAGCCAGAGCATCGCCGAAATCGGCGGGGCCGACATGGGCATCATCATCATCACGCATCACGACAAACTACTGGAGCATAACGTGCCGGAATTCACGCACGTGATGCTCGGCGGACGGATCGTCGAAACCGGCGGTCGCGAACTCGCCGAAGAACTACACCGCAGCGGCTACGACCGGATCCGCGCCGCGTATCCCGACGCCGCCGAAGAAGAACGCAAGATGACGGAGAAGCGACAAGCGGCAGCCGTGTAA
- a CDS encoding MarR family transcriptional regulator: MSSPQEISDARLLDLIGRRESLSIADLIQECGVTATAVRQRLTRLMEQGLIQRIKNSQGRGRPEHRYSLTDKARRQSGNNYADLAQVLWTELRNLKDEEVRRGLLQRVADHLTQLYRGEVTGSTPLARLESVKELLDERRVPATVGEINALPVLTVMACPYPELAARDRSVCSMEKMMLSELLETPVRLSQCRLDGHECCQFQTR, encoded by the coding sequence ATGAGTAGCCCCCAAGAAATCTCCGACGCTCGCTTGCTCGACCTCATCGGTCGCCGCGAATCGCTGAGCATTGCCGATCTCATTCAGGAATGCGGAGTTACCGCCACGGCCGTGCGCCAACGGCTGACGCGCCTGATGGAGCAAGGGCTTATCCAGCGAATCAAGAACTCGCAAGGTCGCGGTCGCCCGGAACACCGCTACTCGCTTACCGACAAGGCCCGTCGCCAGTCGGGAAACAACTACGCCGACTTGGCCCAGGTGCTTTGGACCGAGCTACGGAACTTGAAAGATGAAGAAGTTCGCCGCGGGCTATTGCAGCGCGTGGCCGACCACCTCACACAGCTTTACCGCGGGGAAGTGACCGGTTCAACGCCTCTGGCGCGACTGGAATCGGTGAAGGAATTGCTCGACGAGCGGCGCGTTCCGGCGACGGTCGGCGAGATCAACGCCTTGCCGGTGCTCACCGTGATGGCCTGCCCGTACCCTGAACTAGCGGCCCGCGATCGGAGCGTTTGCTCGATGGAGAAGATGATGTTGTCGGAGCTGCTGGAGACGCCGGTGCGGCTCTCGCAATGCCGCCTCGACGGCCATGAATGCTGTCAGTTTCAAACTCGTTAG